GCTGCGCCGCCTCTGCTCCATCGCGCCGCTGCCGCTGCGCAGCGCCAGCCGGTACGAGGCGCTGGACCGCCGTGCATCTACCGACAGCATGACGGGGCTGCCCAACCGCGGCAGCTTCGAGGCGCGCCTGGCGACCGCCGCGAACTACTGGGATCGCTACAAACGCCCGTTCGGCGTGGTGATGCTGGACGTGGACCACTTCAAGCGCTTCAACGACACCTGGGGCCACGAGGCCGGCGACCGCGTGCTCAAGCACGTGGGCGAGACGCTGCGCGGCACGGTTCGCGAGATGGACCTGCCCGCGCGCCTGGGCGGCGAGGAGTTCGTGGTCCTGCTGCCGGAGA
Above is a window of Longimicrobiaceae bacterium DNA encoding:
- a CDS encoding GGDEF domain-containing protein; this encodes LRRLCSIAPLPLRSASRYEALDRRASTDSMTGLPNRGSFEARLATAANYWDRYKRPFGVVMLDVDHFKRFNDTWGHEAGDRVLKHVGETLRGTVREMDLPARLGGEEFVVLLPETGLRASMEAAERIRRAIEAKPVIWNGRPLSVTASFGVASCPDCVPLPAEVLAAADAALYKSKGAGRNRVTAAPRAGAGEDDGH